A region from the Spea bombifrons isolate aSpeBom1 chromosome 7, aSpeBom1.2.pri, whole genome shotgun sequence genome encodes:
- the GREP1 gene encoding glycine rich extracellular protein 1 isoform X2 gives MLPAAGLGLCLILSLVRSSFQGGLKPQLHSGGSSVYQPEYVRGAGAAQPGIPGPLGAKAGGSYPQVPSQGYQQSPSSFQNGYGGLGAKPVKPGYSAPQPSYENVAGLGRFPQSAKRKPAGYGNGAGSFPSSLGQKGFSGKPSKAGYGAGSYLNAGAQTGYGAGNYPNPAAQGGYGNGAGNYPSNLPQQGFSGKPSKAGYGAGSYPNSGAQTGYGAGNYPNPAAQGGYGNGAGNYPSNPQQGYGSKPSKAGYGAGNYPNPAAQGGYGNGAGNYPSNLPQQGYGSKPSKAGYGAGNYPQVGSQTGYPVKSSKAGYGAESYPSPVNQGGYGNGAGNYPSNFPQQAGYGNGAGSYPSNIPQQGLGTKPYKAGVKSAFGAYQGPTGENSKRGALGQFPYKSQSPPADSLGYDPKSVKAGGSQLPYNPQAAFPDPAAAKYAAASQIPYGGEPLSPNAMEEEISPSAPVEGTESVAVGGTAPPITTASPRTPKTKAYKDGYQQLGNRQGSWPYAPEESAHGLNGFYGNGYRGCAGKC, from the exons ATGCTGCCTGCGGCCGGTCTGGGGCTCTGCCTCATCCTCTCCCTCGTCAGGAGCAGCTTCCAAGGAG gattaAAGCCTCAGCTTCACTCTGGAGGGAGTTCTGTCTACCAGCCGGAGTATGTGAGAG GAGCAGGGGCTGCACAGCCAGGAATTCCTGGGCCCCTGGGAGCCAAAGCAGGGG GAAGTTACCCGCAGGTTCCCTCTCAGGGGTATCAGCAGAGTCCATCCA GTTTTCAGAATGGTTACGGAGGACTCGGCGCAAAACCTGTGAAACCCG GTTACTCTGCACCTCAGCCGTCCTATGAAAATG TTGCAGGTCTTGGGCGATTTCCACAGTCTGCCAAACGTAAACCAG CAGGTTATGGAAATGGAGCAGGAAGTTTTCCAAGTAGCCTTGGCCAGAAAG gatTTTCTGGAAAACCTTCCAAAGCAG GTTATGGAGCTGGCAGTTACCTGAATGCTGGGGCACAAACAG GTTATGGAGCTGGAAATTACCCAAATCCTGCAGCCCAAGGAG GATATGGAAACGGAGCAGGAAATTACCCCAGTAACCTCCCCCAGCAAG gaTTTTCTGGAAAACCTTCCAAAGCAG GTTATGGAGCTGGCAGTTACCCGAATTCTGGGGCACAAACAG GTTATGGAGCTGGAAATTACCCAAATCCTGCAGCCCAAGGAG GATATGGAAACGGAGCAGGAAATTACCCCAGTAACCCCCAGCAAG GGTACGGATCAAAACCATCCAAAGCAG GTTATGGAGCTGGAAATTACCCAAATCCTGCAGCCCAAGGAG GATATGGAAACGGAGCAGGAAATTACCCCAGTAACCTCCCCCAGCAAG GGTATGGATCAAAACCATCCAAAGCAG GTTATGGAGCTGGGAATTACCCTCAGGTTGGATCCCAAACAG gtTACCCGGTAAAGTCTTCTAAAGCAG GTTATGGGGCTGAAAGTTACCCCAGCCCTGTGAATCAAGGAG GATATGGAAATGGAGCAGGGAATTACCCCAGTAACTTCCCCCAGCAAG CAGGCTATGGAAATGGAGCAGGAAGTTACCCCAGTAACATCCCCCAGCAAG GTCTTGGAACAAAGCCGTATAAAGCAG GTGTGAAGTCTGCATTCGGAGCCTATCAAGGGCCAACTGGTGAAAACTCCAAACGAG GTGCCCTGGGGCAGTTTCCATACAAATCTCAGTCTCCTCCGGCGGACAGTCTTGGATACGACCCCAAATCTGTGAAGGCAG GAGGATCTCAGCTTCCCTACAATCCTCAGGCAGCGTTCCCTGACCCCGCCGCCGCAAAATACG CTGCCGCCTCTCAGATCCCGTACGGAGGGGAGCCGCTCTCGCCAAACGCCATGGAGG AGGAGATCAGCCCATCTGCTCCTGTAGAAG GAACTGAAAGTGTGGCAGTGGGGGGCACGGCTCCCCCGATCACGACCGCTTCGCCCAGAACCCCGAAAACCAAAGCCTACAAAG ACGGATACCAGCAGCTGGGAAACAGACAAGGCTCCTGGCCTTACG CTCCTGAGGAGTCTGCGCATGGTCTGAA
- the GREP1 gene encoding glycine rich extracellular protein 1 isoform X19, with protein MLPAAGLGLCLILSLVRSSFQGGLKPQLHSGGSSVYQPEYVRGAGAAQPGIPGPLGAKAGGSYPQVPSQGYQQSPSSFQNGYGGLGAKPVKPGYSAPQPSYENVAGLGRFPQSAKRKPAGYGNGAGSFPSSLGQKGFSGKPSKAGYGAGSYLNAGAQTGYGAGNYPNPAAQGGYGNGAGNYPSNLPQQGFSGKPSKAGYGAGSYPNSGAQTGYGAGNYPNPAAQGGYGNGAGNYPSNLPQQAGYGNGAGSYPSNIPQQGLGTKPYKAGVKSAFGAYQGPTGENSKRGALGQFPYKSQSPPADSLGYDPKSVKAGGSQLPYNPQAAFPDPAAAKYAAASQIPYGGEPLSPNAMEEEISPSAPVEGTESVAVGGTAPPITTASPRTPKTKAYKDGYQQLGNRQGSWPYAPEESAHGLNGFYGNGYRGCAGKC; from the exons ATGCTGCCTGCGGCCGGTCTGGGGCTCTGCCTCATCCTCTCCCTCGTCAGGAGCAGCTTCCAAGGAG gattaAAGCCTCAGCTTCACTCTGGAGGGAGTTCTGTCTACCAGCCGGAGTATGTGAGAG GAGCAGGGGCTGCACAGCCAGGAATTCCTGGGCCCCTGGGAGCCAAAGCAGGGG GAAGTTACCCGCAGGTTCCCTCTCAGGGGTATCAGCAGAGTCCATCCA GTTTTCAGAATGGTTACGGAGGACTCGGCGCAAAACCTGTGAAACCCG GTTACTCTGCACCTCAGCCGTCCTATGAAAATG TTGCAGGTCTTGGGCGATTTCCACAGTCTGCCAAACGTAAACCAG CAGGTTATGGAAATGGAGCAGGAAGTTTTCCAAGTAGCCTTGGCCAGAAAG gatTTTCTGGAAAACCTTCCAAAGCAG GTTATGGAGCTGGCAGTTACCTGAATGCTGGGGCACAAACAG GTTATGGAGCTGGAAATTACCCAAATCCTGCAGCCCAAGGAG GATATGGAAACGGAGCAGGAAATTACCCCAGTAACCTCCCCCAGCAAG gaTTTTCTGGAAAACCTTCCAAAGCAG GTTATGGAGCTGGCAGTTACCCGAATTCTGGGGCACAAACAG GTTATGGAGCTGGAAATTACCCAAATCCTGCAGCCCAAGGAG GATATGGAAACGGAGCAGGAAATTACCCCAGTAACCTCCCCCAGCAAG CAGGCTATGGAAATGGAGCAGGAAGTTACCCCAGTAACATCCCCCAGCAAG GTCTTGGAACAAAGCCGTATAAAGCAG GTGTGAAGTCTGCATTCGGAGCCTATCAAGGGCCAACTGGTGAAAACTCCAAACGAG GTGCCCTGGGGCAGTTTCCATACAAATCTCAGTCTCCTCCGGCGGACAGTCTTGGATACGACCCCAAATCTGTGAAGGCAG GAGGATCTCAGCTTCCCTACAATCCTCAGGCAGCGTTCCCTGACCCCGCCGCCGCAAAATACG CTGCCGCCTCTCAGATCCCGTACGGAGGGGAGCCGCTCTCGCCAAACGCCATGGAGG AGGAGATCAGCCCATCTGCTCCTGTAGAAG GAACTGAAAGTGTGGCAGTGGGGGGCACGGCTCCCCCGATCACGACCGCTTCGCCCAGAACCCCGAAAACCAAAGCCTACAAAG ACGGATACCAGCAGCTGGGAAACAGACAAGGCTCCTGGCCTTACG CTCCTGAGGAGTCTGCGCATGGTCTGAA
- the GREP1 gene encoding glycine rich extracellular protein 1 isoform X13, whose protein sequence is MLPAAGLGLCLILSLVRSSFQGGLKPQLHSGGSSVYQPEYVRGAGAAQPGIPGPLGAKAGGSYPQVPSQGYQQSPSSFQNGYGGLGAKPVKPGYSAPQPSYENVAGLGRFPQSAKRKPAGYGNGAGSFPSSLGQKGFSGKPSKAGYGAGSYLNAGAQTGYGAGNYPNPAAQGGYGNGAGNYPSNLPQQGFSGKPSKAGYGAGSYPNSGAQTGYGAGNYPNPAAQGGYGNGAGNYPSNLPQQGYGSKPSKAGYGAGNYPQVGSQTGYPVKSSKAGYGAESYPSPVNQGAGYGNGAGNYPSNFPQQAGYGNGAGSYPSNIPQQGLGTKPYKAGVKSAFGAYQGPTGENSKRGALGQFPYKSQSPPADSLGYDPKSVKAGGSQLPYNPQAAFPDPAAAKYAAASQIPYGGEPLSPNAMEEEISPSAPVEGTESVAVGGTAPPITTASPRTPKTKAYKDGYQQLGNRQGSWPYAPEESAHGLNGFYGNGYRGCAGKC, encoded by the exons ATGCTGCCTGCGGCCGGTCTGGGGCTCTGCCTCATCCTCTCCCTCGTCAGGAGCAGCTTCCAAGGAG gattaAAGCCTCAGCTTCACTCTGGAGGGAGTTCTGTCTACCAGCCGGAGTATGTGAGAG GAGCAGGGGCTGCACAGCCAGGAATTCCTGGGCCCCTGGGAGCCAAAGCAGGGG GAAGTTACCCGCAGGTTCCCTCTCAGGGGTATCAGCAGAGTCCATCCA GTTTTCAGAATGGTTACGGAGGACTCGGCGCAAAACCTGTGAAACCCG GTTACTCTGCACCTCAGCCGTCCTATGAAAATG TTGCAGGTCTTGGGCGATTTCCACAGTCTGCCAAACGTAAACCAG CAGGTTATGGAAATGGAGCAGGAAGTTTTCCAAGTAGCCTTGGCCAGAAAG gatTTTCTGGAAAACCTTCCAAAGCAG GTTATGGAGCTGGCAGTTACCTGAATGCTGGGGCACAAACAG GTTATGGAGCTGGAAATTACCCAAATCCTGCAGCCCAAGGAG GATATGGAAACGGAGCAGGAAATTACCCCAGTAACCTCCCCCAGCAAG gaTTTTCTGGAAAACCTTCCAAAGCAG GTTATGGAGCTGGCAGTTACCCGAATTCTGGGGCACAAACAG GTTATGGAGCTGGAAATTACCCAAATCCTGCAGCCCAAGGAG GATATGGAAACGGAGCAGGAAATTACCCCAGTAACCTCCCCCAGCAAG GGTATGGATCAAAACCATCCAAAGCAG GTTATGGAGCTGGGAATTACCCTCAGGTTGGATCCCAAACAG gtTACCCGGTAAAGTCTTCTAAAGCAG GTTATGGGGCTGAAAGTTACCCCAGCCCTGTGAATCAAGGAG CAGGATATGGAAATGGAGCAGGGAATTACCCCAGTAACTTCCCCCAGCAAG CAGGCTATGGAAATGGAGCAGGAAGTTACCCCAGTAACATCCCCCAGCAAG GTCTTGGAACAAAGCCGTATAAAGCAG GTGTGAAGTCTGCATTCGGAGCCTATCAAGGGCCAACTGGTGAAAACTCCAAACGAG GTGCCCTGGGGCAGTTTCCATACAAATCTCAGTCTCCTCCGGCGGACAGTCTTGGATACGACCCCAAATCTGTGAAGGCAG GAGGATCTCAGCTTCCCTACAATCCTCAGGCAGCGTTCCCTGACCCCGCCGCCGCAAAATACG CTGCCGCCTCTCAGATCCCGTACGGAGGGGAGCCGCTCTCGCCAAACGCCATGGAGG AGGAGATCAGCCCATCTGCTCCTGTAGAAG GAACTGAAAGTGTGGCAGTGGGGGGCACGGCTCCCCCGATCACGACCGCTTCGCCCAGAACCCCGAAAACCAAAGCCTACAAAG ACGGATACCAGCAGCTGGGAAACAGACAAGGCTCCTGGCCTTACG CTCCTGAGGAGTCTGCGCATGGTCTGAA
- the GREP1 gene encoding glycine rich extracellular protein 1 isoform X6 translates to MLPAAGLGLCLILSLVRSSFQGGLKPQLHSGGSSVYQPEYVRGAGAAQPGIPGPLGAKAGGSYPQVPSQGYQQSPSSFQNGYGGLGAKPVKPGYSAPQPSYENVAGLGRFPQSAKRKPAGYGNGAGSFPSSLGQKGFSGKPSKAGYGAGSYLNAGAQTGYGAGNYPNPAAQGGYGNGAGNYPSNLPQQGFSGKPSKAGYGAGSYPNSGAQTGYGAGNYPNPAAQGGYGNGAGNYPSNPQQGYGSKPSKAGYGAGNYPNPAAQGGYGNGAGNYPSNLPQQGYGSKPSKAGYGAGNYPQVGSQTGYPVKSSKAGYGAESYPSPVNQGGYGNGAGNYPSNFPQQGYGNGAGSYPSNIPQQGLGTKPYKAGVKSAFGAYQGPTGENSKRGALGQFPYKSQSPPADSLGYDPKSVKAGGSQLPYNPQAAFPDPAAAKYAAASQIPYGGEPLSPNAMEEEISPSAPVEGTESVAVGGTAPPITTASPRTPKTKAYKDGYQQLGNRQGSWPYAPEESAHGLNGFYGNGYRGCAGKC, encoded by the exons ATGCTGCCTGCGGCCGGTCTGGGGCTCTGCCTCATCCTCTCCCTCGTCAGGAGCAGCTTCCAAGGAG gattaAAGCCTCAGCTTCACTCTGGAGGGAGTTCTGTCTACCAGCCGGAGTATGTGAGAG GAGCAGGGGCTGCACAGCCAGGAATTCCTGGGCCCCTGGGAGCCAAAGCAGGGG GAAGTTACCCGCAGGTTCCCTCTCAGGGGTATCAGCAGAGTCCATCCA GTTTTCAGAATGGTTACGGAGGACTCGGCGCAAAACCTGTGAAACCCG GTTACTCTGCACCTCAGCCGTCCTATGAAAATG TTGCAGGTCTTGGGCGATTTCCACAGTCTGCCAAACGTAAACCAG CAGGTTATGGAAATGGAGCAGGAAGTTTTCCAAGTAGCCTTGGCCAGAAAG gatTTTCTGGAAAACCTTCCAAAGCAG GTTATGGAGCTGGCAGTTACCTGAATGCTGGGGCACAAACAG GTTATGGAGCTGGAAATTACCCAAATCCTGCAGCCCAAGGAG GATATGGAAACGGAGCAGGAAATTACCCCAGTAACCTCCCCCAGCAAG gaTTTTCTGGAAAACCTTCCAAAGCAG GTTATGGAGCTGGCAGTTACCCGAATTCTGGGGCACAAACAG GTTATGGAGCTGGAAATTACCCAAATCCTGCAGCCCAAGGAG GATATGGAAACGGAGCAGGAAATTACCCCAGTAACCCCCAGCAAG GGTACGGATCAAAACCATCCAAAGCAG GTTATGGAGCTGGAAATTACCCAAATCCTGCAGCCCAAGGAG GATATGGAAACGGAGCAGGAAATTACCCCAGTAACCTCCCCCAGCAAG GGTATGGATCAAAACCATCCAAAGCAG GTTATGGAGCTGGGAATTACCCTCAGGTTGGATCCCAAACAG gtTACCCGGTAAAGTCTTCTAAAGCAG GTTATGGGGCTGAAAGTTACCCCAGCCCTGTGAATCAAGGAG GATATGGAAATGGAGCAGGGAATTACCCCAGTAACTTCCCCCAGCAAG GCTATGGAAATGGAGCAGGAAGTTACCCCAGTAACATCCCCCAGCAAG GTCTTGGAACAAAGCCGTATAAAGCAG GTGTGAAGTCTGCATTCGGAGCCTATCAAGGGCCAACTGGTGAAAACTCCAAACGAG GTGCCCTGGGGCAGTTTCCATACAAATCTCAGTCTCCTCCGGCGGACAGTCTTGGATACGACCCCAAATCTGTGAAGGCAG GAGGATCTCAGCTTCCCTACAATCCTCAGGCAGCGTTCCCTGACCCCGCCGCCGCAAAATACG CTGCCGCCTCTCAGATCCCGTACGGAGGGGAGCCGCTCTCGCCAAACGCCATGGAGG AGGAGATCAGCCCATCTGCTCCTGTAGAAG GAACTGAAAGTGTGGCAGTGGGGGGCACGGCTCCCCCGATCACGACCGCTTCGCCCAGAACCCCGAAAACCAAAGCCTACAAAG ACGGATACCAGCAGCTGGGAAACAGACAAGGCTCCTGGCCTTACG CTCCTGAGGAGTCTGCGCATGGTCTGAA
- the GREP1 gene encoding glycine rich extracellular protein 1 isoform X17: MLPAAGLGLCLILSLVRSSFQGGLKPQLHSGGSSVYQPEYVRGAGAAQPGIPGPLGAKAGGSYPQVPSQGYQQSPSSFQNGYGGLGAKPVKPGYSAPQPSYENVAGLGRFPQSAKRKPAGYGNGAGSFPSSLGQKGFSGKPSKAGYGAGSYPNSGAQTGYGAGNYPNPAAQGGYGNGAGNYPSNLPQQGYGSKPSKAGYGAGNYPQVGSQTGYPVKSSKAGYGAESYPSPVNQGAGYGNGAGNYPSNFPQQAGYGNGAGSYPSNIPQQGLGTKPYKAGVKSAFGAYQGPTGENSKRGALGQFPYKSQSPPADSLGYDPKSVKAGGSQLPYNPQAAFPDPAAAKYAAASQIPYGGEPLSPNAMEEEISPSAPVEGTESVAVGGTAPPITTASPRTPKTKAYKDGYQQLGNRQGSWPYAPEESAHGLNGFYGNGYRGCAGKC; the protein is encoded by the exons ATGCTGCCTGCGGCCGGTCTGGGGCTCTGCCTCATCCTCTCCCTCGTCAGGAGCAGCTTCCAAGGAG gattaAAGCCTCAGCTTCACTCTGGAGGGAGTTCTGTCTACCAGCCGGAGTATGTGAGAG GAGCAGGGGCTGCACAGCCAGGAATTCCTGGGCCCCTGGGAGCCAAAGCAGGGG GAAGTTACCCGCAGGTTCCCTCTCAGGGGTATCAGCAGAGTCCATCCA GTTTTCAGAATGGTTACGGAGGACTCGGCGCAAAACCTGTGAAACCCG GTTACTCTGCACCTCAGCCGTCCTATGAAAATG TTGCAGGTCTTGGGCGATTTCCACAGTCTGCCAAACGTAAACCAG CAGGTTATGGAAATGGAGCAGGAAGTTTTCCAAGTAGCCTTGGCCAGAAAG gaTTTTCTGGAAAACCTTCCAAAGCAG GTTATGGAGCTGGCAGTTACCCGAATTCTGGGGCACAAACAG GTTATGGAGCTGGAAATTACCCAAATCCTGCAGCCCAAGGAG GATATGGAAACGGAGCAGGAAATTACCCCAGTAACCTCCCCCAGCAAG GGTATGGATCAAAACCATCCAAAGCAG GTTATGGAGCTGGGAATTACCCTCAGGTTGGATCCCAAACAG gtTACCCGGTAAAGTCTTCTAAAGCAG GTTATGGGGCTGAAAGTTACCCCAGCCCTGTGAATCAAGGAG CAGGATATGGAAATGGAGCAGGGAATTACCCCAGTAACTTCCCCCAGCAAG CAGGCTATGGAAATGGAGCAGGAAGTTACCCCAGTAACATCCCCCAGCAAG GTCTTGGAACAAAGCCGTATAAAGCAG GTGTGAAGTCTGCATTCGGAGCCTATCAAGGGCCAACTGGTGAAAACTCCAAACGAG GTGCCCTGGGGCAGTTTCCATACAAATCTCAGTCTCCTCCGGCGGACAGTCTTGGATACGACCCCAAATCTGTGAAGGCAG GAGGATCTCAGCTTCCCTACAATCCTCAGGCAGCGTTCCCTGACCCCGCCGCCGCAAAATACG CTGCCGCCTCTCAGATCCCGTACGGAGGGGAGCCGCTCTCGCCAAACGCCATGGAGG AGGAGATCAGCCCATCTGCTCCTGTAGAAG GAACTGAAAGTGTGGCAGTGGGGGGCACGGCTCCCCCGATCACGACCGCTTCGCCCAGAACCCCGAAAACCAAAGCCTACAAAG ACGGATACCAGCAGCTGGGAAACAGACAAGGCTCCTGGCCTTACG CTCCTGAGGAGTCTGCGCATGGTCTGAA